From a single Adhaeribacter swui genomic region:
- a CDS encoding endonuclease/exonuclease/phosphatase family protein, with the protein MRIPSYYFWPSGFFLFTMPIPLVLNFFFLLGWAWNRSWLVIIPVLVLVFTWTYYERGLSLGFGGNSSEATAGNLPTEVKLDVLSYNVRIFNTYAHLRDKEYTNSRNMIKWVAENPADVFCLQEFYNEPHSSVYNSVQKIVKKYGKHYFISNTLINRANGQFGMAIISKYPILNKGTIKFEKLTQNHAMFADLKIKNDTVRVYNFHLQSMSIEEQDIIKTYQEQDLFGKDLRNIVRRLKNGFIKRSYQVNTLYDHLKESPYPVIVCGDLNDVPYSYTYQKLNRKLNNAHTAAGWGIGSTYNGILPLLRIDNQFFSPDLEVSNFTVHRDVTFSDHFPLTATYKIKN; encoded by the coding sequence ATGCGCATTCCATCTTACTATTTCTGGCCGAGTGGTTTTTTTCTGTTTACCATGCCCATTCCGTTGGTGCTTAATTTTTTTTTCTTGCTTGGCTGGGCCTGGAACCGATCGTGGCTGGTTATAATACCAGTGCTGGTGTTGGTATTTACCTGGACGTACTACGAACGCGGATTAAGCCTGGGTTTTGGTGGAAACTCTTCGGAGGCAACAGCCGGTAATTTGCCCACAGAAGTAAAACTGGATGTATTAAGCTACAACGTCCGGATATTTAATACCTATGCCCACCTGCGCGATAAAGAGTACACCAACTCCCGCAACATGATTAAATGGGTAGCCGAAAACCCAGCCGATGTGTTTTGTTTGCAGGAATTTTACAACGAGCCGCATTCTTCTGTTTACAACTCCGTTCAGAAAATAGTTAAAAAATACGGCAAACATTATTTTATATCCAACACCTTAATCAACCGGGCCAACGGCCAGTTTGGTATGGCTATTATTTCCAAATATCCTATTCTGAATAAGGGCACCATTAAGTTCGAAAAGCTCACGCAGAACCACGCCATGTTCGCCGATTTAAAAATTAAAAATGATACGGTGCGGGTTTATAATTTTCATCTGCAATCTATGAGCATTGAGGAGCAGGATATTATTAAAACCTACCAGGAACAAGACCTTTTCGGGAAAGACTTACGCAATATAGTGCGGCGGTTAAAAAACGGTTTTATCAAACGCAGTTACCAGGTAAATACGTTGTACGACCACTTAAAAGAATCGCCGTACCCGGTAATTGTGTGCGGCGATTTAAACGATGTGCCTTACAGTTATACCTATCAAAAGCTTAACCGCAAATTAAACAATGCCCATACGGCAGCCGGTTGGGGCATTGGGAGCACCTACAATGGCATTTTACCGCTCCTGCGCATCGATAATCAATTTTTTAGTCCCGATTTAGAAGTAAGTAATTTTACCGTGCACCGCGATGTAACCTTCTCCGATCATTTTCCGCTAACAGCTACTTATAAAATTAAAAATTAG